Below is a genomic region from Sulfitobacter guttiformis.
AAGGCCCAGCCCGTGCAATCCCGCCCGCATAAGCGCGGGCCAGTCAAACCCGCTGGCAACGACCCACTTCATGCCTCCACCACAAACGCCCGCGCCAGTAACTCTGCCGCCGCTTGTGCCGCCCGCATCGGCCCGCCACCAATCTCGGCAGTTGCCAGCCTGTCAGGGTCCATTTGCACCCCGCCGCCCCGCAAGCCTGCGCACAGCAGGGCAAGGACATCTCGCGTGCTGAATGACGCCCCCTCGAACCTCTGCACCAGCGCCATCAGCGATGGCTCCGCGAGATCCTCCTCCAACTCGGCCAATGCCCCCAATGTCAGCCGCATTCTTTGGTGCTGGCCATCCACGACCAGCACCACTTCACCCCTCCAGCGGTTTTCCATTATTCTACAACCGCATCGACGTAAGGGATGAACTGCAACTCACCCGCCGAAGCCAACGACAACTCGTATGTCGCCTCTCCGTTGAGCTGGCCCGCATATTCAAGGGAGGTCACTTGAAAAGGCCCCTCAACAATCCCGAATTGCGGAATAACGACCTGAAAATTTGGCGTTAGACCGTCAAAGAGAAGCTGACGCGCACGCTCGTCAGTGGCGGCATCGCGAAAAACCCCTGAACCGCTGATCGCAGCCGAGCGCACGCCGGCCCCTGCCAGCAACTCGCGCCAACCGCCCTCGCTATCGAGGGCCGTTACATCGACAGCTTCTGCATTGAAGCTGATCCGCGTTGCGCGCAATCCCGCGATGGTTTCGTAATTCCCATCGGTGCTCATATCCACTTTGACCAAAAGATCCTTACCTGCTTGAACAGCCATTTTTATACTCCTGAAGTTTGCCTTACGGCGTTGAGAATTTGTCTCGTCCGTTCGGGACGCTGAAGGTCAGCGATCCGACACACGCGCCCGAAACCGCAGATCTATCTGGCGAGCACTGGCCGCATCGATCCGGCGGGCCGATGCGCGCTCAAAACGTAACGAGACCAGCGCGCCCCGCGCCAGTTCCAGCTTCGCATCATGCAACGCATCACTTACCGCCGCCGCCACTGCTTTCGCGCTCGCAAATCCGGGACTGGTCGTGATCACCGAAATGTTCAGAAAATGAACCGCCCCCGCGCCACTCCCGTCCGAGGCATCGCGCACTGTCTCCGAGCCCAAGCGCACATAGAGGTCAGGCACACCGCCAGCAGGGACCGCATCGTATATCGCCCCGCCCACCAAAGCTGTCAGCGCGACGTCCTCATTCAGCGCAGCGAATACCGCCGCCTGAAGCGCTCCTGAAACTGCATAGCTCATACCACCTGCTCCTCTTGCACAGCGCAGGCCAGATAGCGCCCGTCTGGGTCGTGCTCTGCCACCGCCTCAATGGTAAAAATCCGGTCGCCGTCGCGAAAGCGCTGCTGTGCGGCCGGACGCTTGGTGCTGCCCGAAGGCGCTCCGCGCACAATCACGCGAAAACCCATGCGGCTGACAGGCGCGCCGCTTTGCGCTGTCTCCCGCCCGCTGCGCGGCGTCACTTGCGCCCAGACAGTGCCCAGTGGCACCCAGCCCTGCACGTACCCACCGGACCCGTCGCTCAAGACATCGGGCGCCTCCAACACCAGCTGACGGTTGAGACGCGGCGCGCTCATGCCTTCGCTCCGCTCAAACCCAGCCGCATCACCCGAAACCGCTCTATCAATGATGACACACCGAATGGCATACATCCGGCTGCCAATGCCGTATCATGGCGGTACTCATAGTAATGTGCGGCCAGCATCAGCACCGCTTGCTGCATATCCGCCGGCACATCGTCCCACTCGGGGCCATATCCGGCCAGAAACCGTACGCGTAACTCGCCGCCACTCGCCAGCCTCGGCAGACATGCGCCCCGTGCCCGCAAGCGCGGCAAATGCCCGTCCCGCTCCAACCAAAATACGCTTTCATCCACCAGTGTTTGAACGCCACTTCCGGATACCAACTGCACATCGGCAATCACCGTTACGGGCGCCACTGTCAGCGGCAGGGCACAAGACTCTGCTAGCGTGTGTACCACAAGCGTGAATTCCCGCTCGATCAGCACTTTGCCGGTGCGCGCCTCGACTGCTGCCATTGCAGCACGCAGAAAACTGCCCAGCACCGCGTCCTGCAACGTGTCCTCGCCAAATCCTGTTCCCATCCGCAGATGCGCCTTGAACGCAGCAATCGGTAGCGCCGCATCCGGCACTGTTGTATCTTCGATCAACATCCCAAAGCCTTTCCAAACTCTCGTATAATTACCGCCCCGACAGGCCGCTCCAAAATTCCGGGCGCATACCCCACCTCCGCATTGCTCGGTCGGAGGGGAGCAGCTAGACAACACAAAGGGTCGCCAGGGCATGCGCCCGGACCGGAGCATTCACACGCTCCGGCTTCGGCCAAACCGCTTTAGGCTGAACCGAATTTCAGAAGTTTGATCGCGGCGAAATCGCTCACGTCGCCGCCCACGCGCTTGGTTGCGTAAAACAGGACGTGCGGCTTGGCGCTGAAGGGATCGCGCAGGATGCGCAGATCGGGACGCTCGGCAATGGTATAGCCTGCATGAAAATCGCCGAACGCCATGGCAAACGCATCCGCCGCCGCATCCGGCATATCTTCGGCGATCAGCACAGGATATCCCATCAAACGCGCCGGCTCGCCCGCTGCCAGACCGTCCGACCACAAGAAACGTCCATCCATGTCCTTGAGCTTGCGCACCAGACCAGCAGTCTTGGAATTCATCACAAAAGACGCATTGGCACGGTACTGCGCACCCAGCGCATAAACCATATCAACGATGGCATCCGGCGTGACATCCCCCGCAACGCCCGTCGGCACATACCCCAAATTTCCCCAGGCCCAGACATCATTGTCAACGGTGGCATGGGCAAGGAAACCCTTGGGCTTGTCGATACCGTCCCCGTTAATAAACGCACCGGCCTCGGCACGGGCAAACTTGTCAGCAATACGCCCTGCAAGCCAACCCTCGATGTCAAACGCACTGTCATCCAACAGTCGCTGTGACGCTTTTGGCAGCGCGCTCAATTCATGCAACTGCACCGTAATGCGGTCAATCTGCGGCGTGTCGCTCTCACCTACGGTCGCGCTCTCGGTGGCCCAACCCGCACCGACATCAGAATGATCGACCAGCACGTCATAAGACGTGGCCTCGACATTCACGACAGATGCAATTGCACGGATCGAAGCCGTGGTATTCAGCACAGATTTCACAATATCGGATGTCTGCGGGTCCACCAGATAGCCACCATCGGAGTTCACAGCCGAAGACAGCGCTTTGCCCTCCAGATGCAGGCCGCGCAGCCCGTCATCATCGCCAGAACGCACATAAGCATTGAACGCCTTTTTATGCGGCGCAACCGCCTCCGTAGCACCCGCCAGAGGAGTACGTGCAGCAGTCATTGTTTTACGGTCCAGCATGTTCATTCGCTCTTCTGTTTGTTGAATTTTTGTTTCAATTCCGGCCTGAAAGCCTTTCATCTGCGCGACAAAGCCGGTCACAGCCCGCCGCACATCATCCGCAGGGGAAAGCCCCGCCACGTCTGCCTTGGTATCGCTCATCTTGCGTTCCCCTTCTGGTTGCCAACGCAGGAGCAGATGTCAGCCGCAGCCGCATCAAAAACCCCTGCCATCTCGCGCAGGACGTCACCAACACGCACAAAACTGTCCGCCTTCGCTCCTACCCGCGCACTGGGAAGCATCGGGAATGTCACCAGCGACACCTCCCAAAGCTCCAGTTCCTGCAAGAGCCGCTGGCCCTTGGTATTCTTGGCGGCTTTCACCGTGCGGTAGCCGATCGACAGCCCATCAATTGCGCCCGCTTCAATCAGCGCGATTGCCTCGCGCCCCTTCTCGACAGACTGCAAAATGCGCCCCTTGACGAACAATCCACGCCCGTCCTCGCGCACCTCGTCCCATACGCCAATCGGCTGCGCCGGATCATGCTGCCACAGCATCTTAACCCCGCGGCCCGCCGCCTTCAGCGCCATCAGGCTCGCCCCATAGGCGCCGCGCTGGACCACGTCATTGCCCTGGTCGACCGCGTCGAAAAAGCTGGCATAGCCCTTGATCTCGACACCATCCTCAACCTTTGCGACCTCGTCGAACTGCACAAACTTGCGTTCGAGAGCGCCGCAAAAGCTGGACAAACCTCGCTCGGCCTCCGCACTGCGTGCGAAGTCATTTCTACTCATATCCATGGATAATCTCCCGTTGTTCCTAACTCAGCCCAGCGGTGCAACTTCCAGAAATGTCTGCACTACTTTCGCCAAAATCACTGCCGCGACCCCGTAAACCGCCAGCCACAGCCGCCGCTCCAAGCGCTCCATCATCATCTCGATCCGATCGAGCCGCATATTTAAATTTGCGAAATGGATGGCACTTACCTGCTCATGCGCCTGCAACCGCATTCCTGGCGCACATTGAAATCGCTCGACGGGTAGCTCACTCATCCGTCGCAGCCACCGGAAGGCCCAGCAATACCCGCTTCTCCGCCTCCGTCAGGAATTCCGCACCTGCAACACGCGCCCATTGCGCATCGCGTTCGGCACTCAATGCAGGCACCTGATCAAGATCCGGCTTGAGTTCGACAACCTCGCCGGTAAAGCCCGAGAGCCAGTGCGACAGAACAGCCGTCACACGGCTCGCAAGTGGCAGCACGGTAAGACGGTAAAACGCACGGTGCGCCTCTTGATAGTTTGCATAGGTCGCATCGCCCGCGATTCCGATCAGCATCGGCGGCACACCAAAGGCCAATGCAATCTCGCGTGCGGCCGATTCCTTT
It encodes:
- a CDS encoding phage head closure protein, with the protein product MSAPRLNRQLVLEAPDVLSDGSGGYVQGWVPLGTVWAQVTPRSGRETAQSGAPVSRMGFRVIVRGAPSGSTKRPAAQQRFRDGDRIFTIEAVAEHDPDGRYLACAVQEEQVV
- a CDS encoding gene transfer agent family protein, with translation MENRWRGEVVLVVDGQHQRMRLTLGALAELEEDLAEPSLMALVQRFEGASFSTRDVLALLCAGLRGGGVQMDPDRLATAEIGGGPMRAAQAAAELLARAFVVEA
- a CDS encoding GTA head formation protein, RCAP_rcc01685 family produces the protein MSELPVERFQCAPGMRLQAHEQVSAIHFANLNMRLDRIEMMMERLERRLWLAVYGVAAVILAKVVQTFLEVAPLG
- a CDS encoding phage major tail protein, TP901-1 family, producing the protein MAVQAGKDLLVKVDMSTDGNYETIAGLRATRISFNAEAVDVTALDSEGGWRELLAGAGVRSAAISGSGVFRDAATDERARQLLFDGLTPNFQVVIPQFGIVEGPFQVTSLEYAGQLNGEATYELSLASAGELQFIPYVDAVVE
- a CDS encoding DUF3168 domain-containing protein, producing MSYAVSGALQAAVFAALNEDVALTALVGGAIYDAVPAGGVPDLYVRLGSETVRDASDGSGAGAVHFLNISVITTSPGFASAKAVAAAVSDALHDAKLELARGALVSLRFERASARRIDAASARQIDLRFRARVSDR
- a CDS encoding head-tail connector protein, producing MLIEDTTVPDAALPIAAFKAHLRMGTGFGEDTLQDAVLGSFLRAAMAAVEARTGKVLIEREFTLVVHTLAESCALPLTVAPVTVIADVQLVSGSGVQTLVDESVFWLERDGHLPRLRARGACLPRLASGGELRVRFLAGYGPEWDDVPADMQQAVLMLAAHYYEYRHDTALAAGCMPFGVSSLIERFRVMRLGLSGAKA
- a CDS encoding phage major capsid protein, with protein sequence MSDTKADVAGLSPADDVRRAVTGFVAQMKGFQAGIETKIQQTEERMNMLDRKTMTAARTPLAGATEAVAPHKKAFNAYVRSGDDDGLRGLHLEGKALSSAVNSDGGYLVDPQTSDIVKSVLNTTASIRAIASVVNVEATSYDVLVDHSDVGAGWATESATVGESDTPQIDRITVQLHELSALPKASQRLLDDSAFDIEGWLAGRIADKFARAEAGAFINGDGIDKPKGFLAHATVDNDVWAWGNLGYVPTGVAGDVTPDAIVDMVYALGAQYRANASFVMNSKTAGLVRKLKDMDGRFLWSDGLAAGEPARLMGYPVLIAEDMPDAAADAFAMAFGDFHAGYTIAERPDLRILRDPFSAKPHVLFYATKRVGGDVSDFAAIKLLKFGSA
- a CDS encoding HK97 family phage prohead protease: MSRNDFARSAEAERGLSSFCGALERKFVQFDEVAKVEDGVEIKGYASFFDAVDQGNDVVQRGAYGASLMALKAAGRGVKMLWQHDPAQPIGVWDEVREDGRGLFVKGRILQSVEKGREAIALIEAGAIDGLSIGYRTVKAAKNTKGQRLLQELELWEVSLVTFPMLPSARVGAKADSFVRVGDVLREMAGVFDAAAADICSCVGNQKGNAR